One stretch of Centroberyx gerrardi isolate f3 chromosome 13, fCenGer3.hap1.cur.20231027, whole genome shotgun sequence DNA includes these proteins:
- the eps15l1b gene encoding epidermal growth factor receptor substrate 15-like 1 isoform X2 → MAALMTLSQLSSGNPAYDGYYRQVDPGNTGKIAAGDAAQFLKKSGLSDSTLGKIWDLADSERKGYLDKRGFFIALRLVASAQGGNDISLNNLNQTLAPPKFKDTSSPSLSLSSTSTDSQWAIRPDEKGKFDGIFESLCPANGLLSGDKVKPVLINSKLPLDVLGKIWDLSDVDKDGHLDKDEFSVAMHLVYRAMETEPVPTTLPASLIPPSKRKKSAVTLPGAVAVLPALSGLTASSAPLKETLRSTPSLVGGPSLSTGSDSLSPKHSFKSSSQPAVNWVVPVADRGRYDDIFLKTDTDMDGLVTGTEVIEIFMQSTLPQTTLAQIWGLADTKHTGKLTREQFSLAMYLIQQKVTKGLDPPASLTPDMIPPSERTAVSAAGADSTSSSGSGELTGFKELDDLSQEIAQLQREKYTLEQEIREKEEAIRQQNSEVQDMQNDLDRESSSLQDLESQKQDAQERLEEMDQQRSKLEGMLNDVKQKCQDESQMISSLQSQIHSQESDLQSQEDELSRTKADLSRLQDEEAQLEQSLLSGRVQLDSIVKSLKATQDEINQARSKLSQIQDTQQEVTKTIEQYNSALNGTNGGSMTNLADMGEGFAEKENGGFRSTDDSFKSKIAMFNNNTQDPPADPFQTEDPFKSDPFRDPFGADPFKESDPFKGTSSEDFFKKTDKSNLFGSSDPFSKKPTPPAKPSPFGSGDPFTSNSPKPKDSDVFGTMDPFGSNSFGSKAGFADFSQMSKKPDNPVLPPKKNVPNRPAPPYVWK, encoded by the exons ATGGCGGCGCTCATGACTCTCAGTCAG TTATCGAGTGGAAACCCAGCCTATGACGGCTACTACAGACAG GTGGATCCAGGAAACACAGGCAAAATAGCAGCTGGGGATGCAGCTCAGTTCCTTAAAAAGTCAGGGCTCTCAGACAGCACATTGGGGAAG ATTTGGGATTTGGCTGATTCAGAACGAAAGGGCTACTTGGATAAGCGG gGTTTCTTCATAGCTTTGAGACTGGTGGCCTCAGCACAGGGTGGAAATGATATCAGCCTTAACAACCTCAACCAGACTTTAGCTCCACCCAAGTTT AAAGACACAAGCAGCCCATCTTTAAGTTTATCATCAACGTCAACAGACTCTCAGTGGGCTATAAGG CCTGATGAAAAAGGGAAATTTGATGGCATTTTTGAGAGTCTGTGCCCTGCCAATGGTCTCCTCTCTGGTGACAAAGTCAAGCCTGTGCTGATAAACTCCAAGCTACCTCTGGATGTGTTAGGAAAG ATTTGGGACCTAAGTGATGTCGACAAAGATGGACACTTGGACAAAGACGAATTCTCAGTG GCCATGCATCTCGTGTACCGGGCCATGGAGACGGAGCCTGTCCCCACTACCTTGCCTgcttccctcatccctccttccaaGAGGAAGAAGTCTGCAGTCACGTTGCCAGGTGCTGTGGCTGTCCTGCCTGCTCTGTCTGGGCTCACAGCGAGCTCTGCCCCTCTCAAAGAGACCCTGCGCTCCACTCCCTCTCTGGTTGGCGGTCCTTCCCTCAGCACGGGCTCCGACAGCCTCTCCCCAAAACATTCCTTCAAATCCAGCTCACAG CCTGCGGTGAACTGGGTCGTCCCGGTGGCAGACAGGGGGCGATATGATGACATCTTCCTGAAAACCGACACTGACATGGATGGCCTCGTCACCGGCACTGAGGTCATCGAGATCTTTATGCAGTCCACTCTGCCCCAGACTACACTGGCACAAATATG GGGGCTGGCTGACACCAAACATACAGGCAAGCTGACCCGGGAGCAGTTCTCCCTGGCCATGTATCTGATCCAGCAGAAGGTCACCAAAGGCCTGGACCCTCCGGCGAGTCTCACCCCAGACATGATCCCCCCCTCAGAGAGGACTGCAGTATCTGCAGCGGGTGCT GACAGCACCAGTTCCTCGGGGTCAGGAGAGCTGACAGGCTTCAAAGAGCTGGATGACCTCAGCCAGGAAATAGCTCAGCTGCAGAG GGAGAAATACACGCTGGAGCAAGAGATcagggaaaaggaggaagcCATCAGACAACAAAATAGTGAAGTTCAG GACATGCAGAACGACTTGGACAGGgagagcagcagcctgcaggacCTGGAGTCCCAGAAGCAGGATGCTCAGGAGCGGCTGGAGGAGATGGACCAGCAGCGCTCCAAGCTGGAGGGAATGCTCAATGATGTCAAGCAGAAGTGCCAGGACGAATCCCAGATG ATCTCGTCCCTGCAGAGCCAGATCCACTCTCAGGAGTCGGACCTCCAGAGCCAGGAGGACGAGCTGAGCCGCACCAAGGCGGACCTGAGCCGGCTGCAGGATGAGGAGGCCCAGCTGGAGCAGAGCCTGCTGTCTGGTCGCGTCCAGCTGGACAGCATCGTTAAGTCGCTCAAAGCCACCCAGGATGAGATCAACCAG gctCGCAGTAAGCTGTCCCAGATCCAGGACACCCAGCAGGAGGTGACCAAGACCATTGAGCAATACAACAGCGCTCTCAACGGCACCAATGGAGGCAGCATGACCAACCTGGCTGACATGGGTGAAGGGTTTGCTGAGAAGGAGAACGGAGGCTTCAGAAGCACG GATGACTCTTTCAAATCTAAAATAGCCATGTTCAACAACAATACCCAGGACCCCCCAGCAGACCCCTTCCAGACAGAGGACCCCTTCAAGTCAGACCCCTTCAGAG ATCCATTTGGAGCAGATCCTTTCAAAGAAAGTGATCCCTTCAAAGGCACCTCATCTGAAGACTTTTTCAAGAAGACAGACAAGTCGAACCTGTTTGGATCCTCAGATCCCTTCAGTAAAAAACCCACACCGCCAGCCAAG CCGAGCCCCTTCGGCAGCGGTGACCCCTTCACATCAAACAGCCCAAAACCAAAGGATTCAG ATGTCTTTGGGACAATGGACCCCTTTGGTAGCAACTCTTTTGGAAGCAAGGCTGGATTTGCCGACTTTAGTCAGATGTCAAAG AAGCCGGACAACCCAGTGCTCCCACCAAAGAAAAATGTGCCCAACCGGCCTGCACCTCCCTATG
- the eps15l1b gene encoding epidermal growth factor receptor substrate 15-like 1 isoform X1: MAALMTLSQLSSGNPAYDGYYRQVDPGNTGKIAAGDAAQFLKKSGLSDSTLGKIWDLADSERKGYLDKRGFFIALRLVASAQGGNDISLNNLNQTLAPPKFKDTSSPSLSLSSTSTDSQWAIRPDEKGKFDGIFESLCPANGLLSGDKVKPVLINSKLPLDVLGKIWDLSDVDKDGHLDKDEFSVAMHLVYRAMETEPVPTTLPASLIPPSKRKKSAVTLPGAVAVLPALSGLTASSAPLKETLRSTPSLVGGPSLSTGSDSLSPKHSFKSSSQPAVNWVVPVADRGRYDDIFLKTDTDMDGLVTGTEVIEIFMQSTLPQTTLAQIWGLADTKHTGKLTREQFSLAMYLIQQKVTKGLDPPASLTPDMIPPSERTAVSAAGADSTSSSGSGELTGFKELDDLSQEIAQLQREKYTLEQEIREKEEAIRQQNSEVQDMQNDLDRESSSLQDLESQKQDAQERLEEMDQQRSKLEGMLNDVKQKCQDESQMISSLQSQIHSQESDLQSQEDELSRTKADLSRLQDEEAQLEQSLLSGRVQLDSIVKSLKATQDEINQARSKLSQIQDTQQEVTKTIEQYNSALNGTNGGSMTNLADMGEGFAEKENGGFRSTDDSFKSKIAMFNNNTQDPPADPFQTEDPFKSDPFRDPFGADPFKESDPFKGTSSEDFFKKTDKSNLFGSSDPFSKKPTPPAKPSPFGSGDPFTSNSPKPKDSDVFGTMDPFGSNSFGSKAGFADFSQMSKKPDNPVLPPKKNVPNRPAPPYVGMLGLSPSEPFQGIRSTADSKDPFVTANSSKASKDSSVGFADFGSFGNESQQLEWAKRESEREEQERLRRLRLQEQEDLELAIALSKADMP; encoded by the exons ATGGCGGCGCTCATGACTCTCAGTCAG TTATCGAGTGGAAACCCAGCCTATGACGGCTACTACAGACAG GTGGATCCAGGAAACACAGGCAAAATAGCAGCTGGGGATGCAGCTCAGTTCCTTAAAAAGTCAGGGCTCTCAGACAGCACATTGGGGAAG ATTTGGGATTTGGCTGATTCAGAACGAAAGGGCTACTTGGATAAGCGG gGTTTCTTCATAGCTTTGAGACTGGTGGCCTCAGCACAGGGTGGAAATGATATCAGCCTTAACAACCTCAACCAGACTTTAGCTCCACCCAAGTTT AAAGACACAAGCAGCCCATCTTTAAGTTTATCATCAACGTCAACAGACTCTCAGTGGGCTATAAGG CCTGATGAAAAAGGGAAATTTGATGGCATTTTTGAGAGTCTGTGCCCTGCCAATGGTCTCCTCTCTGGTGACAAAGTCAAGCCTGTGCTGATAAACTCCAAGCTACCTCTGGATGTGTTAGGAAAG ATTTGGGACCTAAGTGATGTCGACAAAGATGGACACTTGGACAAAGACGAATTCTCAGTG GCCATGCATCTCGTGTACCGGGCCATGGAGACGGAGCCTGTCCCCACTACCTTGCCTgcttccctcatccctccttccaaGAGGAAGAAGTCTGCAGTCACGTTGCCAGGTGCTGTGGCTGTCCTGCCTGCTCTGTCTGGGCTCACAGCGAGCTCTGCCCCTCTCAAAGAGACCCTGCGCTCCACTCCCTCTCTGGTTGGCGGTCCTTCCCTCAGCACGGGCTCCGACAGCCTCTCCCCAAAACATTCCTTCAAATCCAGCTCACAG CCTGCGGTGAACTGGGTCGTCCCGGTGGCAGACAGGGGGCGATATGATGACATCTTCCTGAAAACCGACACTGACATGGATGGCCTCGTCACCGGCACTGAGGTCATCGAGATCTTTATGCAGTCCACTCTGCCCCAGACTACACTGGCACAAATATG GGGGCTGGCTGACACCAAACATACAGGCAAGCTGACCCGGGAGCAGTTCTCCCTGGCCATGTATCTGATCCAGCAGAAGGTCACCAAAGGCCTGGACCCTCCGGCGAGTCTCACCCCAGACATGATCCCCCCCTCAGAGAGGACTGCAGTATCTGCAGCGGGTGCT GACAGCACCAGTTCCTCGGGGTCAGGAGAGCTGACAGGCTTCAAAGAGCTGGATGACCTCAGCCAGGAAATAGCTCAGCTGCAGAG GGAGAAATACACGCTGGAGCAAGAGATcagggaaaaggaggaagcCATCAGACAACAAAATAGTGAAGTTCAG GACATGCAGAACGACTTGGACAGGgagagcagcagcctgcaggacCTGGAGTCCCAGAAGCAGGATGCTCAGGAGCGGCTGGAGGAGATGGACCAGCAGCGCTCCAAGCTGGAGGGAATGCTCAATGATGTCAAGCAGAAGTGCCAGGACGAATCCCAGATG ATCTCGTCCCTGCAGAGCCAGATCCACTCTCAGGAGTCGGACCTCCAGAGCCAGGAGGACGAGCTGAGCCGCACCAAGGCGGACCTGAGCCGGCTGCAGGATGAGGAGGCCCAGCTGGAGCAGAGCCTGCTGTCTGGTCGCGTCCAGCTGGACAGCATCGTTAAGTCGCTCAAAGCCACCCAGGATGAGATCAACCAG gctCGCAGTAAGCTGTCCCAGATCCAGGACACCCAGCAGGAGGTGACCAAGACCATTGAGCAATACAACAGCGCTCTCAACGGCACCAATGGAGGCAGCATGACCAACCTGGCTGACATGGGTGAAGGGTTTGCTGAGAAGGAGAACGGAGGCTTCAGAAGCACG GATGACTCTTTCAAATCTAAAATAGCCATGTTCAACAACAATACCCAGGACCCCCCAGCAGACCCCTTCCAGACAGAGGACCCCTTCAAGTCAGACCCCTTCAGAG ATCCATTTGGAGCAGATCCTTTCAAAGAAAGTGATCCCTTCAAAGGCACCTCATCTGAAGACTTTTTCAAGAAGACAGACAAGTCGAACCTGTTTGGATCCTCAGATCCCTTCAGTAAAAAACCCACACCGCCAGCCAAG CCGAGCCCCTTCGGCAGCGGTGACCCCTTCACATCAAACAGCCCAAAACCAAAGGATTCAG ATGTCTTTGGGACAATGGACCCCTTTGGTAGCAACTCTTTTGGAAGCAAGGCTGGATTTGCCGACTTTAGTCAGATGTCAAAG AAGCCGGACAACCCAGTGCTCCCACCAAAGAAAAATGTGCCCAACCGGCCTGCACCTCCCTATG TAGGTATGCTTGGTTTGAGTCCGTCAGAGCCATTCCAGGGCATTCGCTCCACAGCAGACAGTAAAGACCCTTTTGTTACGGCAAACTCAAGTAAAGCATCTAAAGACTCTTCTGTGGGTTTTGCTGATTTTGGCTCT